From Debaryomyces hansenii CBS767 chromosome C complete sequence, a single genomic window includes:
- a CDS encoding DEHA2C01122p (no similarity), which translates to MGLKNTIWSDNRNIKAFISIFPNTGLKKKVRLKKTTSISSESIPDEDIVNTQPISLSRSGSSSSSVSRTRRRLSSSSVSRTTRRLSSGTHSIQKVNRSHAKRTSSGNIISSSQALKGINGNNSPLDSNGILGTEEKLDSYAISVTSLIEDETSPYKIDITLENLTKENKVRNLGSGDNKALQLDAIHNPAHHGASHIFTEFNFTVLFKLIMHVIFYLSVLYIISKKIAG; encoded by the coding sequence atggGATTAAAAAACACAATTTGGCTGGACAATAGAAACATTAAAGCTTTCATCAGTATATTTCCTAACACGGGTTTAAAAAAGAAGGTCAGACTAAAGAAAACGACTTCAATTTCCAGTGAGAGTATTccagatgaagatattgtAAATACGCAACCTATATCGCTATCACGCAGTGGCCTGAGCTCAAGTTCCGTTTCAAGAACTAGAAGAAGGTTGAGTTCAAGTTCCGTTTCAAGAACTACAAGAAGGTTGAGTTCAGGTACCCACTCAATACAAAAGGTGAATAGAAGCCACGCTAAGAGAACTAGCTCTGGAAATATAATTAGTTCACTGCAGGCATTGAAAGGGATCAATGGCAATAATTCTCCACTTGATTCTAATGGTATCTTGGGTACTGAAGAGAAATTAGACAGTTATGCGATCTCGGTGACTAGTCTAATAGAAGATGAAACATCTCCATACAAGATAGATATAACCCTAGAAAACCTAACAAAAGAAAACAAGGTAAGAAATCTAGGTTCTGGTGACAATAAAGCATTACAATTAGATGCCATACATAATCCAGCTCATCATGGAGCTTCACACATATTTACAGAATTTAACTTTACAGTCTTGTTTAAGTTAATAATGCATGTCATTTTTTATTTGTCCGTGCTTTATATTATACTGAAAAAGATCGCAGGTTGA